A DNA window from Myxococcota bacterium contains the following coding sequences:
- a CDS encoding efflux RND transporter permease subunit translates to MRLPEICIERPVLTSVMSISIVIVGVIALLRLPNRELPDVDPPVVSVTTVYLGAAPEVVETSVTQVLEDQLIGIEGIKHVTSVSREQVSSISVEFELYRNVDAAAADVRDRVARARSTLPQEVEEPVIAKRSADARPIQWIALYGGGLSQIELSTLAETRLRDRLAKLPGVAEVWLAGERRYAMRIWIDNTRLTGQALTIADVAAALRRENVDIPSGRIEGSDREFTVRTPGEMKTPDEYESLILAETDSGPVRLRDVGRAEIGAEDDRKLVGFNGKPAVALGIVKQSKANTLDVAAAVRAELGAMADELPPGVVTDLAFDSSIFVERSIEDVSHTIFEAIVLVVIVIYLFLRSARATLLPAVAIPVSIVGTFAVLYALDFSINTLTLMGVTLAIGLVVDDAIVVLENITRWIEEGTPRMEAARRGMNEILFAVIAATASTVAVFLPLAFLTDTTGRLFREFGVTVAAAVAISGFVAITLTPALGARVLAGHSGEHGLKALLARGFERIAGWYTSALRPALARPLAVVGIGAVWVALGFVLLAVIPREFVPDADRGVVLSFIRAPEGSTMDYTARYQKQLEDIVLATPEVAKNFSVVSLGMGGPGLVNEGVLFTSLKLWEDRARSQQQVVEEWRGKFGAIAGVQGFPVNPDALGQSLRSAPVSLVVQGPDIYDVARYADEIARRAQAIPGLVNLQSDLLINKPQLEVSIDRNRASDLGVSARDIASSLQILLAGQELSTFKLGGETYKVMVQLEQEDRADPRAVLRAYVRSNSGRLMPLASFVDVHESVAPRGLPHFDRVRAATISGNLMQGAALGTVLKQVSALAKEVLPQGKGYKAVFSGDSEQFYASGNALLFAYLLAVVAVYLVLAAQFESFLHPVTILVAVALSFTGALVTLLAVGSTLNLFSQIGLVMLVGLVTKNSILIVEFANQLRERGMSARDAVFEASRIRFRPILMTALATMAGILPIAIGSGAGGESRAPLGIAVFGGVGFSTVLTFIVVPAVYLAFDGARERVAGRVRSSSPAPAEAR, encoded by the coding sequence GTGAGGCTGCCCGAGATCTGCATCGAGCGCCCGGTGCTCACGAGCGTGATGTCGATCTCGATCGTGATCGTGGGCGTGATCGCGCTCCTGCGCCTGCCCAATCGCGAGCTGCCCGACGTGGATCCCCCGGTCGTGTCGGTCACCACGGTGTATCTCGGCGCTGCGCCCGAGGTGGTCGAGACCTCGGTCACCCAGGTGCTCGAGGACCAGCTGATCGGCATCGAGGGCATCAAGCACGTGACTTCGGTCTCGCGCGAGCAGGTGTCGTCGATCAGCGTCGAGTTCGAGCTGTACCGCAACGTCGACGCCGCCGCGGCCGACGTGCGCGACCGCGTGGCGCGCGCGCGCAGCACCCTGCCGCAGGAGGTCGAGGAGCCGGTCATCGCCAAGCGCAGCGCCGACGCGCGGCCGATCCAGTGGATCGCGCTCTACGGCGGCGGCCTGTCGCAGATCGAGCTCTCGACGCTGGCCGAGACACGCCTGCGCGACCGGCTCGCCAAGCTGCCGGGCGTGGCCGAGGTGTGGCTCGCCGGCGAGCGCCGCTACGCGATGCGCATCTGGATCGACAACACCCGGCTCACCGGCCAGGCGCTGACCATCGCCGACGTGGCCGCCGCGCTGCGCCGCGAGAACGTGGACATCCCGTCCGGGCGGATCGAGGGCTCCGACCGCGAGTTCACCGTGCGCACGCCGGGTGAGATGAAGACGCCCGACGAGTACGAGTCATTGATCTTGGCCGAGACCGACTCCGGCCCGGTGCGGCTGCGCGACGTGGGCCGCGCCGAGATCGGCGCCGAGGACGACCGCAAGCTGGTCGGCTTCAACGGCAAGCCCGCCGTGGCGCTGGGCATCGTGAAGCAGTCGAAGGCCAACACGCTCGACGTCGCGGCCGCGGTGCGCGCCGAGCTCGGCGCCATGGCCGACGAGCTGCCGCCGGGCGTGGTGACCGACCTGGCGTTCGACTCGTCGATCTTCGTGGAGCGCTCGATCGAGGACGTGAGTCACACGATCTTCGAGGCGATCGTGCTGGTCGTGATCGTGATCTACCTGTTCCTGCGCAGCGCGCGCGCGACGCTCTTGCCGGCGGTGGCGATCCCGGTCTCGATCGTCGGCACGTTCGCGGTGCTGTACGCGCTCGACTTCTCGATCAACACGCTCACGCTCATGGGAGTCACGCTGGCGATCGGGCTGGTGGTCGACGATGCGATCGTGGTGCTCGAGAACATCACGCGCTGGATCGAAGAGGGCACGCCGCGCATGGAGGCCGCGCGCCGCGGCATGAACGAGATCCTGTTCGCGGTGATCGCGGCGACCGCGTCCACGGTGGCCGTATTCCTGCCGCTGGCCTTCCTGACCGACACCACCGGCCGGCTGTTCCGCGAGTTCGGAGTCACGGTGGCGGCCGCGGTGGCGATCTCCGGCTTCGTGGCGATCACGCTCACGCCGGCGCTGGGCGCACGCGTGCTCGCGGGTCACTCGGGCGAGCACGGCCTGAAGGCCCTGCTGGCGCGCGGCTTCGAGCGCATCGCGGGCTGGTACACCAGCGCCCTGCGCCCGGCGCTGGCGCGGCCGCTCGCGGTGGTGGGAATCGGCGCGGTCTGGGTCGCGCTGGGCTTCGTGCTGCTGGCGGTGATTCCGCGCGAGTTCGTGCCCGACGCCGACCGCGGGGTCGTGCTGTCGTTTATCCGCGCGCCCGAGGGCAGCACCATGGACTACACCGCGCGCTACCAGAAGCAGCTCGAGGACATCGTGCTGGCCACGCCCGAGGTCGCGAAGAACTTCTCGGTCGTGTCACTGGGCATGGGTGGCCCGGGCCTGGTGAACGAGGGCGTGCTCTTCACCTCACTGAAGCTCTGGGAGGACCGCGCGCGCTCGCAGCAGCAGGTGGTCGAGGAGTGGCGCGGGAAGTTCGGCGCGATCGCCGGCGTGCAGGGCTTCCCGGTCAACCCGGACGCGCTGGGACAGAGCCTGCGTTCGGCGCCCGTGTCACTCGTGGTCCAGGGGCCCGACATCTACGACGTGGCGCGCTACGCGGACGAGATCGCGCGCCGCGCGCAGGCGATCCCCGGCCTGGTCAACCTGCAGTCGGACCTGTTGATCAACAAGCCGCAGCTCGAAGTCTCGATCGACCGCAACCGCGCGAGTGACCTGGGTGTCTCGGCGCGCGACATCGCGTCGAGCCTGCAGATCCTGCTGGCCGGGCAGGAGCTCTCGACCTTCAAGCTCGGCGGCGAGACCTACAAGGTGATGGTGCAGCTCGAGCAGGAGGACCGCGCCGACCCGCGCGCCGTGCTGCGCGCCTACGTGCGCAGCAACTCGGGCCGCCTCATGCCGCTGGCGTCGTTCGTCGACGTGCACGAGTCGGTTGCGCCGCGCGGCCTGCCGCACTTCGACCGCGTGCGCGCCGCGACCATCAGCGGCAACCTGATGCAGGGCGCCGCGCTCGGCACGGTGCTGAAGCAGGTCTCTGCGCTGGCGAAAGAGGTGCTGCCGCAGGGCAAGGGCTACAAGGCCGTGTTCTCGGGTGACTCGGAGCAGTTCTACGCCTCCGGCAACGCGCTCTTGTTCGCGTATCTGCTGGCGGTGGTCGCGGTCTATCTCGTGCTCGCCGCGCAGTTCGAGAGCTTCCTGCACCCGGTCACGATCCTGGTCGCGGTGGCGCTGTCGTTCACCGGCGCGCTCGTGACTCTTTTGGCGGTCGGCTCGACGCTCAACCTGTTCAGCCAGATCGGGCTCGTGATGCTGGTCGGCCTGGTCACCAAGAACTCGATCCTGATCGTCGAGTTCGCGAACCAGCTGCGCGAGCGCGGCATGAGCGCGCGCGACGCCGTGTTCGAGGCCTCGCGCATCCGCTTCCGCCCGATCCTGATGACCGCGCTCGCGACCATGGCGGGCATCCTGCCGATCGCGATCGGCTCCGGGGCCGGCGGCGAGTCGCGCGCGCCGCTCGGCATTGCAGTGTTCGGCGGCGTGGGCTTCTCGACCGTGCTCACGTTCATCGTGGTGCCGGCCGTGTATCTCGCGTTCGATGGGGCGCGCGAGCGGGTGGCGGGGCGTGTGCGAAGTTCGAGCCCTGCGCCTGCAGAAGCGCGCTAG
- a CDS encoding efflux RND transporter periplasmic adaptor subunit has translation MLLRRLLVGIALPLAALCLAGCKRGANGAGFSMPPPVVEVITIAPETVRDTVTLVGQLDSEHSVELRPEIDGVVESIDFVEGQSVKRGEVLVSLRDAEQRARAREARARAKLAEEIFARIQQLSAKEVSARVEFDKASAELEIARAEAELREVELAKTKVLAPFDGVVGARLVSPGERVRRSTKLVRIDAVDRLQLVFAVPEIGVPFVRTGMPVTITVKPFPEIRFAGEVFFVSPTLDAATRRLMLKAWVPNPDRKLQPGLFANLEVQLAERPNAIVVPDAALLVDQGGSFVWRIGENQKAQRVPVEVGLRKASRVELTGTPLAAGDRIVSAGTQKVTEGGQVAIAGEAAAPAPVAEPAKPPGDGG, from the coding sequence ATGCTGCTCCGGAGGTTGCTCGTCGGGATCGCTCTGCCTCTGGCCGCGCTCTGCCTGGCGGGCTGCAAGCGCGGTGCGAACGGGGCGGGCTTCTCGATGCCGCCGCCCGTGGTCGAGGTGATCACGATCGCGCCCGAGACCGTGCGCGACACCGTGACGCTGGTGGGGCAGCTCGACTCCGAGCACTCGGTCGAGCTCCGGCCCGAGATCGACGGCGTGGTCGAGTCGATCGACTTCGTCGAAGGCCAGAGCGTGAAGCGCGGCGAGGTGCTGGTGAGCCTGCGCGACGCCGAGCAGCGCGCGCGGGCGCGCGAGGCGCGGGCGCGCGCCAAGCTCGCCGAGGAGATCTTCGCGCGCATCCAGCAGCTCTCGGCCAAGGAAGTGAGCGCCCGGGTCGAGTTCGACAAGGCCAGCGCCGAGCTCGAGATCGCGCGCGCCGAGGCCGAGCTGCGCGAGGTCGAGCTCGCCAAGACCAAGGTGCTCGCGCCCTTCGACGGCGTGGTCGGGGCCCGGCTCGTGTCTCCCGGCGAGCGCGTGCGCCGCAGCACCAAGCTCGTGCGCATCGACGCCGTGGACCGGCTGCAGCTGGTCTTCGCGGTGCCGGAGATCGGCGTGCCGTTCGTGCGCACGGGCATGCCGGTCACGATCACCGTCAAGCCCTTCCCCGAGATCCGCTTCGCGGGCGAGGTGTTCTTCGTGTCACCGACGCTCGACGCCGCGACCCGGCGACTCATGCTGAAGGCCTGGGTGCCCAACCCCGACCGGAAGCTCCAGCCCGGGCTGTTCGCGAACCTCGAGGTGCAGCTCGCCGAGCGCCCGAACGCGATCGTGGTGCCCGACGCGGCGCTGCTCGTCGACCAGGGCGGCTCGTTCGTGTGGCGCATCGGCGAGAATCAGAAGGCGCAGCGCGTGCCGGTCGAGGTCGGCTTGCGCAAGGCATCGCGCGTCGAGCTCACCGGCACTCCGCTCGCGGCCGGTGATCGCATCGTGTCTGCGGGCACGCAGAAAGTGACCGAAGGCGGTCAGGTCGCGATCGCCGGCGAGGCGGCGGCGCCCGCGCCCGTGGCCGAGCCGGCAAAGCCTCCGGGAGACGGCGGGTGA
- a CDS encoding AsmA-like C-terminal region-containing protein has protein sequence MKRLRPLALTLLALALLAAGGLALALLRLDPGPVRAATGAYLSRALGRNVALGTARLTLFPLAVSIRDAALELGGDRRLAIDELRFRLSPLPLVAGEIVLRSVDVLRPRVEAGSVAPASWPQGAGLALAVTTLSLRDGALALGGHELTGVRATLTPQPGARAELTAELPGVAKIDRAELELLGGPGAAWRMRGRIGDVELDKLPWTKSLPDPWGSARGAFSAAGHAGDVESGELVLESADLNANGSLLHATGRARVTLDLSSAFLLDLSAASLRVAGVAEKPAGAILRVSGHVAPPLDAWRVDDLRIESEALRGEGALDAAAGSFEVRRASLDLAALAAWSPAAWLPRAGAIELANGRIVGHPLALDLVGRLRDVAFGVRGVTITANGPAALRGTTLSSPGLQVTLAGEAASARGEWDWQAQQVHAVLEVKGARIGPVAEAVWGHKDVSGRLYGRLEVAGPADPVKLNGPGEFELLDGELPNISIARTAGLIKTLPEPPGLDQFDRLSGHFQVAGDKIKVSDLTLVQRYARASVAGEVELPDGVVDMTGATLMSFPALGRPQLRPILRMAGPWYAPEVNISKASTLDEQRVEKATIDAIRKAEKEQREHQRAPQ, from the coding sequence GTGAAGCGCCTGAGACCGCTCGCACTCACTCTGCTCGCGCTCGCGCTGCTGGCGGCGGGCGGGCTCGCGCTCGCGCTTCTCCGTCTCGATCCCGGGCCGGTGCGCGCCGCCACCGGCGCGTATCTGTCGCGCGCGCTCGGCAGGAACGTCGCGCTCGGGACCGCGCGCCTCACGCTGTTCCCGCTCGCGGTCTCGATCCGCGACGCCGCGCTCGAGCTCGGCGGCGACCGGCGGCTGGCGATCGACGAGCTGCGCTTCCGGCTGTCGCCGCTGCCGCTCGTGGCGGGCGAGATCGTCCTGCGCTCGGTCGACGTGTTGCGGCCGCGCGTCGAGGCGGGCTCGGTGGCGCCCGCAAGCTGGCCCCAGGGCGCCGGGCTCGCGCTGGCAGTCACGACGCTCTCACTGCGCGACGGAGCGCTGGCGCTCGGCGGACACGAGCTCACCGGCGTCCGCGCCACGCTCACCCCGCAGCCCGGCGCACGCGCGGAGCTCACGGCCGAGCTGCCCGGGGTCGCCAAGATCGACAGGGCTGAGCTCGAGCTGCTGGGCGGCCCCGGCGCCGCCTGGCGCATGCGCGGCCGGATCGGCGACGTCGAGCTCGACAAGCTCCCGTGGACGAAGTCACTGCCCGACCCGTGGGGCAGCGCGCGCGGCGCGTTCAGCGCCGCGGGCCACGCGGGCGACGTGGAATCGGGCGAGCTCGTGCTCGAATCCGCGGATCTCAATGCCAACGGCTCGCTCTTGCACGCCACGGGGCGCGCGCGGGTCACGCTGGATCTCTCGAGCGCCTTCCTGCTCGACCTCAGCGCTGCCTCGCTGCGCGTGGCGGGGGTGGCCGAGAAGCCGGCGGGGGCGATCCTGCGCGTCAGCGGCCACGTCGCGCCGCCGCTCGACGCCTGGCGGGTCGACGACCTGCGCATCGAATCCGAGGCGCTGCGCGGCGAGGGCGCGCTCGACGCCGCAGCCGGCTCGTTCGAGGTCAGGCGCGCCAGCCTCGACCTGGCCGCGCTCGCCGCCTGGTCGCCGGCAGCCTGGCTGCCGCGCGCGGGCGCGATCGAGCTCGCGAACGGCCGGATCGTCGGCCACCCGCTGGCGCTCGACCTCGTGGGCAGGCTGCGCGACGTCGCGTTCGGCGTGCGCGGAGTCACGATCACTGCCAACGGGCCGGCCGCGCTGCGCGGCACCACGCTGTCGAGCCCCGGGCTGCAAGTCACGCTGGCGGGAGAAGCCGCGAGCGCTCGCGGCGAGTGGGACTGGCAGGCGCAGCAGGTCCACGCCGTGCTCGAGGTGAAGGGAGCGCGCATCGGGCCCGTCGCCGAGGCGGTGTGGGGACACAAGGATGTGTCGGGCCGGCTGTACGGCCGGCTCGAAGTCGCGGGCCCGGCCGATCCCGTGAAGCTGAACGGACCGGGCGAGTTCGAGCTGCTCGACGGCGAGCTGCCCAACATCTCGATCGCGCGCACCGCCGGCCTGATCAAGACACTCCCCGAGCCGCCCGGGCTGGACCAGTTCGACCGGCTCTCGGGTCACTTCCAGGTCGCGGGCGACAAGATCAAGGTCTCGGACCTGACGCTGGTGCAGAGGTACGCCAGGGCTTCGGTGGCGGGCGAGGTCGAGCTGCCCGACGGCGTCGTCGACATGACCGGCGCCACGCTGATGAGCTTCCCCGCGCTGGGCCGGCCACAGCTCCGGCCGATCCTGCGCATGGCGGGGCCGTGGTATGCGCCCGAGGTCAACATCTCGAAGGCAAGCACGCTCGACGAGCAGCGGGTCGAGAAGGCGACGATCGACGCGATCCGCAAGGCCGAGAAGGAGCAGCGCGAGCACCAACGGGCGCCTCAGTGA
- a CDS encoding LysR family transcriptional regulator: MKLDTLGLEAFIAIADQGGFRKAAQAVHITQTALTRRLQNLESLLEVKLVERTTRTVALTTIGRAFLPQARRILSDLTTALVELRETGKAQRGDFSIACVPTAGVQYLPRILQEYASSHPRNRIKILDHASTGVADAVLRREAEFGIQIAGTLHPDLGAEPLLEDRFVLICRGDHPLARRTRLSWKELESTPLILAGEVSGNRPLLEDALRPQTVALQSYYEVQRSSTALGLVAEGVGAAVVPSLAIQKGAYPRIRVVALVNPVISRQLVLVTRKTAVLSPAAQALYDLIRKSRPRA, translated from the coding sequence ATGAAGCTCGACACGCTCGGGCTCGAGGCCTTCATCGCCATCGCCGACCAGGGCGGCTTCCGCAAGGCGGCGCAGGCGGTCCACATCACCCAGACAGCCCTCACGCGCCGGCTGCAGAACCTGGAGTCGCTGCTCGAGGTCAAGCTCGTCGAGCGCACCACGCGCACGGTGGCGCTCACGACCATCGGCCGCGCGTTCCTGCCGCAGGCGCGGCGCATCCTGTCCGACCTCACGACGGCGCTGGTCGAGCTGCGCGAGACGGGCAAGGCGCAGCGCGGCGACTTCTCGATCGCCTGCGTGCCGACCGCCGGCGTGCAGTATCTCCCGCGCATCCTGCAGGAGTACGCCTCGAGTCACCCGCGCAATCGCATCAAGATCCTCGACCACGCGTCGACGGGCGTCGCCGACGCGGTGCTGCGGCGCGAGGCGGAGTTCGGCATCCAGATCGCCGGCACGCTGCACCCGGACCTGGGGGCCGAGCCGCTGCTCGAGGACCGCTTCGTGCTGATCTGCCGCGGCGACCACCCGCTCGCCCGGCGCACGCGCCTGTCGTGGAAGGAGCTCGAGTCGACGCCGCTCATCCTCGCCGGCGAAGTCAGCGGGAACCGGCCGCTGCTCGAAGACGCGCTGCGGCCCCAGACGGTGGCGCTGCAGTCCTACTACGAGGTGCAGCGCAGCTCGACGGCGCTCGGGCTCGTGGCCGAGGGCGTCGGGGCCGCGGTCGTGCCGAGCCTGGCGATCCAGAAGGGCGCCTATCCGCGCATCCGGGTGGTCGCGCTCGTGAATCCCGTGATCTCGCGCCAGCTCGTGCTCGTGACTCGCAAGACGGCCGTGCTGTCGCCGGCGGCGCAGGCGCTCTACGACCTGATCCGCAAGAGCCGCCCGCGCGCCTAG
- a CDS encoding aconitate hydratase: protein MTNPIVPSAEAAGELYRSMARRLEIVRARLRRPLSLAEKVLFGHLEDPEAQALEPGQSELLLRPDRVVFQDVLGQTGLLQFMQTGRARVAIPTTVHCDHLIQARVEGRADLRASLDENREIYDFLRSAAARYGAGFWEPGAGIVHQVVLENYAFPGALILGTDSHTPNAGGLGACAIGVGGADAVEAIAGMPWGLLFPRRIAVVLSGALGGWTAPKDVILWVAGQLSVSGATNAIVEYIGPGARTLSATGKATIANMGAELGATTSMFPADAHMAKYLAATGRGEIAREVERAGALLEPDPEVERDPESHYDRVLRLDLSALEPHVVGPHTPDRARPVSRLAAELADPANGFPRTLSTALLGSCTNSSYEDMSRAADVAAQAAAHGVRAAVPFLVTPGSEQIRATIERDGQMGRLEEIGAVVLANACGPCIGQWRRPEAQSAQPNAIVTSYNRNFPRRNDGSATTQAFIASPELVTAFALAGTLAFDPLRDSLTGADGKPFRLRAPKPAPEVPDAGFERGRSAFVAPPADGSRVEVKIDPHSERLQRLAPWPAWDGHDFLDLALLVKTSGKTTTDHISPAGPWLRFRGHLDRFSDNLLSGAVDAFTGRTAERVAERARAYRAAGVRWVVVGDHNYGEGSSREHAALSPRLLGGVAVIARSFARIHETNLKKQGLLALTFADPADYARVRPGDRLDLVGLAALAPGQPVECVLHHADGTRESLELRHSYGARQLAWFRAGSAVNALREEGATPARVA from the coding sequence ATGACGAACCCCATCGTTCCCAGCGCGGAAGCGGCCGGCGAGCTCTACCGCTCCATGGCCCGAAGACTCGAGATCGTGCGCGCGCGCCTGCGCCGCCCGCTCTCTCTCGCCGAGAAGGTCCTGTTCGGACACCTCGAGGACCCGGAGGCGCAGGCGCTCGAGCCCGGGCAGAGCGAGCTCCTGCTGCGTCCCGACCGCGTGGTGTTCCAGGACGTGTTGGGCCAGACCGGGCTCTTGCAGTTCATGCAGACGGGCCGCGCGCGCGTGGCCATTCCCACCACGGTCCACTGCGACCACCTGATCCAGGCGCGCGTCGAGGGCCGGGCCGACCTGCGCGCGTCGCTGGACGAGAACCGCGAGATCTACGACTTCCTGCGCTCCGCGGCGGCGAGATACGGCGCCGGCTTCTGGGAGCCGGGCGCGGGCATCGTACACCAGGTGGTGTTGGAGAACTACGCGTTCCCGGGCGCGCTGATCCTGGGCACGGACTCACACACGCCCAACGCCGGGGGGCTGGGCGCGTGCGCGATCGGCGTGGGCGGCGCCGACGCGGTCGAGGCGATCGCGGGCATGCCCTGGGGCCTGCTCTTTCCGCGCCGCATCGCCGTGGTGCTGAGCGGCGCGCTCGGCGGCTGGACCGCGCCCAAGGACGTGATCCTGTGGGTCGCCGGTCAGCTCAGCGTCTCCGGCGCGACCAACGCGATCGTGGAGTACATCGGTCCGGGCGCGCGCACGCTCTCCGCGACCGGCAAGGCCACGATCGCGAACATGGGCGCCGAGCTGGGCGCCACCACGTCGATGTTCCCGGCCGACGCGCACATGGCGAAGTATCTCGCCGCGACCGGCCGGGGCGAGATCGCGCGCGAGGTCGAGCGCGCCGGCGCCCTGCTCGAGCCCGACCCCGAGGTCGAGCGGGATCCCGAGTCACACTACGACCGCGTGCTGCGGCTCGACCTCTCGGCGCTCGAGCCGCACGTGGTGGGCCCGCACACGCCCGACCGCGCGCGCCCGGTCTCGCGCCTCGCGGCCGAGCTGGCCGACCCGGCGAACGGCTTCCCGCGCACGCTTTCGACGGCGCTGCTGGGCAGCTGCACCAACTCCTCCTACGAGGACATGAGCCGCGCCGCCGACGTCGCCGCGCAGGCCGCGGCACACGGCGTGCGCGCCGCGGTGCCGTTCCTGGTGACTCCGGGCTCGGAGCAGATCCGCGCCACGATCGAGCGCGACGGCCAGATGGGCCGGCTCGAAGAGATCGGCGCGGTGGTGCTCGCCAACGCCTGCGGGCCGTGCATCGGCCAGTGGCGACGTCCCGAGGCACAGTCGGCCCAGCCGAACGCCATCGTGACTTCCTACAACCGGAACTTCCCGCGCCGCAACGACGGGTCGGCCACGACGCAGGCCTTCATCGCGAGCCCCGAGCTCGTGACCGCCTTCGCGCTGGCCGGAACGCTGGCGTTCGACCCGCTGCGCGACTCACTGACCGGCGCCGACGGCAAGCCGTTCCGGCTGCGCGCCCCCAAGCCCGCTCCGGAAGTGCCCGACGCCGGCTTCGAGCGCGGCCGCAGCGCCTTCGTGGCGCCGCCGGCCGACGGCTCGAGGGTCGAGGTGAAGATCGACCCGCACAGCGAGAGACTCCAGAGACTCGCGCCCTGGCCCGCCTGGGACGGCCATGACTTCCTGGACCTCGCGCTGCTCGTGAAGACCTCGGGTAAGACCACCACCGACCACATCTCGCCCGCGGGTCCCTGGCTGCGCTTCCGCGGTCACCTGGACCGCTTCAGCGACAACCTGCTCTCGGGCGCGGTCGACGCCTTCACGGGTCGGACCGCGGAGCGCGTGGCCGAGCGCGCGCGCGCGTACCGCGCGGCGGGCGTGCGCTGGGTGGTGGTCGGCGACCACAACTACGGCGAGGGCTCGAGCCGCGAGCACGCCGCCCTCTCGCCGCGCCTGCTGGGCGGCGTGGCGGTGATCGCCCGGTCGTTCGCGCGCATCCATGAGACCAATCTCAAGAAACAGGGGCTCCTGGCACTCACCTTCGCGGACCCGGCGGACTACGCGCGCGTGCGCCCTGGAGACCGGCTCGACCTGGTGGGTCTGGCGGCGCTGGCGCCGGGCCAGCCGGTGGAGTGCGTGCTGCACCACGCCGACGGCACGCGCGAGTCACTCGAGCTGCGGCACTCCTACGGCGCGCGTCAGCTCGCGTGGTTCCGGGCCGGCTCGGCGGTCAACGCGCTGCGAGAAGAAGGCGCCACGCCGGCCCGGGTGGCGTAG
- a CDS encoding CHRD domain-containing protein produces the protein MHNSLRRALCAGAAASQLVAFAARADTYGCDLKSSSEVPPNDSQATGKVDATYDPMSMKFSWNITYSGLTGPATAAHFHGPAKAGSNAGPIITLKAPLTSPMTGSETLSKEQGESLAAGMWYFNVHTEKHGPGEIRCQLMKK, from the coding sequence ATGCACAATTCACTTCGCCGGGCCCTGTGCGCCGGTGCCGCCGCGTCGCAGCTCGTGGCCTTCGCCGCCCGCGCCGACACGTACGGCTGTGACCTGAAGAGCTCTTCCGAGGTCCCGCCGAACGACAGCCAGGCCACGGGCAAGGTCGACGCGACCTACGATCCCATGAGCATGAAGTTCTCGTGGAACATCACTTACTCCGGCCTGACCGGCCCGGCGACCGCCGCACACTTCCACGGCCCGGCGAAGGCCGGCTCGAACGCCGGCCCGATCATCACCCTGAAGGCCCCGCTCACCAGCCCGATGACCGGCTCCGAGACCCTCTCCAAAGAGCAGGGCGAATCGCTCGCGGCCGGCATGTGGTATTTCAACGTACACACCGAGAAGCACGGCCCGGGCGAGATCCGCTGTCAGCTGATGAAGAAGTGA
- a CDS encoding glutathione binding-like protein, translating into MELYFAPLACSLATRIALYEAGPAAAAARFTRVDTRAKRLPDGSDFCAVNPMGQVPVLRTDAGELLTENSAVLQYVAETFPEAQLAPEGVLARARLRECLSFIGTELHKAVFLPLLDPKADAAAQAYAREKIALRMGVLEKHLAGREFLLDAFSVADAYLFTVLNWTRATGVNLGEWPVLEAYHQRMLKRPAVSRAFSEEFALYQASQR; encoded by the coding sequence ATGGAACTCTACTTCGCCCCCCTGGCCTGCTCGCTCGCCACGCGCATCGCCCTGTACGAAGCCGGCCCCGCGGCGGCCGCTGCGCGCTTCACCCGCGTCGACACGCGCGCGAAACGCTTGCCCGACGGCTCGGACTTCTGCGCCGTGAATCCCATGGGCCAGGTGCCCGTGCTGCGCACCGACGCGGGCGAGCTCCTGACCGAGAACTCGGCCGTGCTGCAATACGTGGCCGAGACCTTCCCCGAGGCGCAGCTCGCGCCCGAGGGTGTGCTCGCGCGCGCCCGCCTGCGCGAGTGTCTCAGCTTCATCGGCACCGAGCTGCACAAGGCCGTGTTCCTGCCGCTGCTCGACCCCAAGGCCGACGCGGCCGCCCAGGCCTACGCGCGCGAGAAGATCGCGCTGCGCATGGGCGTGCTCGAGAAACACCTGGCGGGCCGCGAGTTCCTGCTCGACGCGTTCTCGGTGGCCGACGCCTACCTGTTCACCGTGCTCAACTGGACGCGCGCCACGGGCGTGAACCTGGGCGAGTGGCCGGTGCTCGAGGCGTACCACCAGCGCATGCTGAAGCGGCCCGCTGTGTCGCGCGCCTTCTCGGAGGAGTTCGCGCTCTACCAGGCGAGTCAGCGCTGA